TGGAGAAGGACGAGCAGAAGCTCACCTCGCGCAAGGCGCAGCTGGAACAGAAGCACGAAGATCTCGACAAAACCATTGAGGAGCAGCGACAGAAACTGCTGGATATCTCTGGGCTGACCGAGGATTCAGCAAAGGGCGAACTTCTTCGACGTGTGGAGGACGAGAGCAAGGCTGAGATCGGCAAGGTCATCCGCGCTATCAATGAGGAAGCGGAGGAAGAAGCCCACAAGCGCGCACGCGAGATCACGCTGCAAGCCATCCAGCGTTACGCGTCCGAGACTGTTTCAGAAGCAACCGTTCGGTCCGTCGAAATCCCGTCCGAGGACATGAAGGGTCGCATCATCGGGCGCGAGGGACGCAACATCCGCACAATCGAGAAAGTCACGGGCGTTGACATCATCGTTGATGACACACCGGGCGTTATCGTCGTGTCGTGCTTTGACAAGGTGCGCCAGGCGGTTGCGGTTGAATCGCTCGAACGCCTGATCAAGGACGGGCGCATGCACCCGGCACGCATTGAGTCGGTTGTCGAAAAGGTGCAATCCGAGATCAACGAGCGCATCATCGAATACGGCAAGGAAGCAGCGAACGAGGCGGGTGTGCGCGGGCTCCATCCCAAGATCATCGAAGCGATGGGCAAGATGCACTTCCGCACGAGCTACTCGCAGAACGTGCTGCGCCACTCGGTCGAGGTCGCGTACCTGTCGCAGATCATCGCCGACCAGTTGGGGCTCGACGGCGCACTCGCACGCCGATGCGGATTCCTGCACGACATCGGCAAGGCAATGGACCACGAGATGGAGGGTGGCCATCCCAAGATCGGCATGGAGTTCGCTGCACGCCACGGCGAAAAAGAACCCGTGCTCAACGTCATCGGCGGCCATCACGGCGACATCCCCGCAACGAGTTTCTACACGCCGATCATTATGGCTGCCGACGCGGTTTCCGGCGCTCGCCCCGGCGCACGACGCGAGTCTATGGAACGCTATGTCCAGCGCCTTGAAGAACTCCAGAACATCGCGCTCTCGTACGACGGCGTCGAGGAGGCGCACGCTATCCAGGCAGGCCGCGAGGTCCGCGTCATGGTCGATGCGAAGAAGGTGGGCGACGACGAGGCCTATCTCATCGCGTCGAAGATCGCCAAGCGTGTCTCCGATGAGATGACATTCCCTGGCGAGATCAAGGTCACCGTACTCCGCGAGACACGCGCGATCGAGATCGCACGCTGATACGCTTGTACATGACACACGCTCGCGGAGACACGCTCGGCCCCCGCCTGGGGATGAACATCGACCACGTCGCGACCGTCCGTAACGCGCGATACAAGGATGCGAAGCTCGACGGGAACGTCACCGGCGCGAGTCCGTTTGCGCACGCAGAGCCCGACCCCGTCCGCGCTGCACACGAGGCGGAACTCGGCGGCGCGTTGTGCATCACCGCGCATCTGCGCGAAGATCGCAGGCATGTCCGCGATCGTGATATCGAGCGCCTCATCGAAACAGTCCGCGTGAAGTTCAATCTCGAGATGGCTGCGACCGAATCCATGGTTGCGCTCGCAGAAAAAACCCGCCCGCACATGTGCACGCTGGTGCCCGAGGGGCGCGAGGAGGTGACGACCGAGGGTGGACTGGATGTCGCGGGCCAGCGTGATCGGCTTGCGCGCATCGTGCGCAGATTGCAGACCGTCGGCGTGCGTTCCAGCGCGTTCATTGATGCAAATGAGACACAGATCCGCGCAGCGGCAGACGCTGGCTTTGATGCGTGCGAGCTGCACACCGGACCGTACGCCATCGCGTTTGCACACACGGGCGGCGAACTCCACACCGGGCCCGCGCACGCGGAGCTGATCACACTGCAGAATGCGGGCGCATTGGTTCGCGAGCTTGGCATGCAGCTCAATGCTGGACACGGGTTGACGGTTGCCAGCGTCGGGCCCGTTGCACGTATCGAGGGCATGGAGGAACTGCACATCGGGCACTCGATCGTCGCACGATCCATCTATATCGGCATGCGCGCAGCAGTGCGCGAGATGGTCGATACAATCAGTGCTGCTGCGCGATAGACTCAGATCGACTGAAACGAGCGGACAAACTCATCGACGAGTTCGTTAACCAGTTCATAGGCGTCGTATATATCATTCCTGATGCGTGTTCTCTCGCGTTCGAGCCTCTCCATCTCGGGCATCATCATCGGGCCGAGTTTGTTGTTGAGAATATCGAGCGCATCCTGTGAGGGATCACCGAGAGCGCGTGCGCGATCGCGAAGATTCTTCATCTCGTCGCGAAACATGGTGAGCGTGGGAAGCTGATCCTCTGCGCGCGCCACATTCGTGATGTCAGTAAGTGCGTCAGCCACATCCCTGACCATGACCGACGCCTGCGCCGCCAGAGACACGTGCGGGATTTCATGGTCCATCAGCGCAGCCAATGCATCATCTGCTGGAGGTGTATTGCCGGAACTGGATTGATTGTTCGACTGGGTTGCTGTTCCTGTCGCAGCCTGCTTCTTCTCGCAACCTGCTATTGCCGCACTAAGCACACACATTGCAGTTAGACCAACGCGCATTTTCATGCCATGCTCCTTACCAGCATAAACCAACATTGAAAAAATGCCCGTCGCATGTATGCGGCGGGCATCGTTTATATATTCATCAGTTCATGCCACCGATTGCATCCATTGCGTCGGAAAGAATTGGCATGGCTGCTGGAACCTGCGTGCCAATGCGCATCATCTCATCCATAATCTTCTTCTGCACACCCGCAAACTGCGCTTCATACTTCTTTTTCAGCTCCTCGCTCGGCTCGGGAAGCTTGTCTCCCTCGTCCATAATTTTCTTGATCTTCTCTCCGAGCGGCTTGAGCTTTGTCGCTGCCGACTCTGCCGATTTTTCATCCTTCACTGTCGCAAGAATCGATGCAAACTCATTCATTGCCGACGACATCTTTTCAGCTACAGCATCATGCGGATTCCCACCGTCGCAACCGGGTATGGTCGTTACACAACCAAGCAGAAGTACAAAAACAGCAGCGATGCGCGATAGAACCTTCATGTTTCTTTTCCTTGTTCTGGAGTACGTGTTGTTCGCGCACCATGCGGGAACAGAACTTCCCTCTATTTTATACCCGTTTCGAGGGAGTGTGCGAGCGTTTTTTCCAACACAGCCATCCGTACTGCCACGCCGCAACTAACCTGATGCCAGATGATCGACCTTCCACCGTCGACGACGCTGCTCTCAAGCTCGATGCCACGATTGAATGGCCCCGGGTGCATGACGAACGCGTCGGGCCTCATGCGTGCTGCACGCTCCGTTGTCAGGCAGTATCCCGCGGTGTAGTCTCTCACAAACGCGTCGCGCTCGCTCTGGTCATGGCTCTTCGCGTCGATGTGACGCTCGAACTGCACACGGAGCATCATCACCGCATCGGCTCGCCCGAGTTGTGCATCGAGATCGTGTGTGACATCACATTGCCCGGGCGCGAGAGACTCGAGCGACTTCGGCACCATTGCTTCCGGGCCGCAGAGTGTGACGTGCGCGCCCAGCGATGTGAGCGCGTGGGTTGCTGATCGCGCAACGCGCGAGTGCAGGATATCGCCCACGATGAGAATGCGCCTGCCCGAGAAATCGAACCTGTTGTCGATATCGAGCGCGTTCGCGAGCGCGAGCGAGTCGAGCAGTCCCTGCGTCGGGTGCTCGTGCGCCCCATCACCCGCGTTGATGACGGGTGCCTGCGTGCGAGCTGCGACAAGATGAGGTGAGCACACCTGCGAGGCGCGCATGACCAGCACGTCGGCTCCCATTGAGCGGATTGTGCGCGCGGTGTCGACAATGGTCTCGCCCTTGTTGGTCGACGAGTTTGCTGCTGAGAAGTTCACATACCGTGCGCCGATCCGATCGGCTGCGATAGCAAAGCTGTTGCACGTGCGCGTCGAGTGCTCGAAGAACAGCAGCGCGACGGTCATGCTGGAGAGATGCTCGTTGCGCATCTGCGGTCGCATTGATGGATCGAGCACAGAGGGCAGAAACTCACGCGCCCTGACGAGCAGCGTTCGGATCGCACCGGGTGTCATGCCGCGCAGCTGCAGCAATGATCCCTCGCCCCCCACCGCTTCGAGATTCTGCTCTGTATCGACGTTGCGATTCGGATCAAAGGCTCGGGCGAGCGTAAAGATGTCGTGCGGATAGGTAGTAGTCATCAGGCTGATGATATCGCACGATCCCATGCGTGCCAGATATCGACGATCTGGCTGACCAGTTCCTCGATCGGCTGGTCGGCCATGACCATCTCGCACGCGAGCGAGCGATACAGCGGATCCCTCGCCGAGAGCACCTGGTCGATCTCGTCGAGCGGGTTCTGCCCCACCAGTGCCGGCCGATCGGCGGTTCCTGATGCAAGCACACGTTGACGCAGCAATCCGGCATCACCATATATATAGATGATGCAGCACCTGCCCGCCGACTGTGCTGCGCGGAGCAGATCGGCTGCACCCGGCGCGGTGGGCGTGCCACCACCAAGCGCAAGAACCAGATTTGATTCGAGCAACAGCTCGGCGAGCGCATCCCGCTCGTGGGATCGGAACACGTCCTCGCCATGGTCGCGCCACGCATCAGCGATGGTCACAGCACCCATCCGCTGCTTGACCACGTCATCGAGATCAACCGAGCGATGGATCGGGAACTGCTTTACGATCAACTTTGCAAGCGTGGACTTGCCACACCCGCGCAGGCCGATGAGCACAAGGGACGACCGGATGGAACTGGGTGATGTCACGATGGAGCATACGAACCTACTACACTGATTGCATGGGCGATGATCCGAAGCAATCAACCAACACGCCACGTGGCACCAAGCCACTCATGCGGAATCTCGGCGAGTTCTTCGGGCACATCATCCACGGGATCAGAACTCCAGCAAAGCCAAAGTCGCAGACTCACGAGGTTCGTCGTGACACCGAGGAAACCACCCGGCATGAGAATGGGCAGAAGATCACGGTTCGTCGAACGACGATCGAGGAGATCGAGGTGTCTGATGAGGATGTCCACCCAAACTGATGCAGGGTTTTTCCGGCATTTTCTGCGCGATCTGTTGGTTTTGCGCAGTTTCTGCGCCAGTTATCGGCTTTTGTCTGGTTATTAGACTTGACTTTTACTGGGAAGGCCTACACTCGCCGCTTCGCCAGCGGATGAGATGGGCGCGTCACACATCTCAGCCTCGGGGGCTGGCAACCTCGCGCTGCATCGGTGCAGCACGGGAACCCTCACGTGACGCAAGGGACAAAGATCCATGTTCAGTTCGTACAGCATTCGGAAGAGCCGCTTGATTGGCGCGTCTGCATTGCTCATTGGTCTGGCTGGAAGCTCGGCAACTGCTCAGTCTTTCAAGTTGATCGGTGATCTTGCTGGCGGGACCAGCTTCAGCACTGCTCTGGCGATCTCTGCGGATGGCAAGGTTGTTGTTGGCAAGAGCAGCGGCAGCAATGGATTCGAAGCAATCAGATGGACCGAATCCGGCGGGGTTGTCGGGCTTGGAGATCTGGCTGGTGGCATCTTCAACTCTGAAGCCACGGGCGTGAACTCCAACGGCTCGGTTATCACGGGAACGGCGAACGGTCCCAATGGCAAGGAGGCATTTCGCTGGTCACAAGCGACCGGCA
Above is a genomic segment from Phycisphaeraceae bacterium containing:
- the rny gene encoding ribonuclease Y is translated as MEYLVAVAIATLLVGLIVGVFVARFVGVKSISQSKKEAGEIVERAKVDATTAARQIELDAEKKSLEKREQFEQEMEKVRQDIRQQERRAEKRQDTIDRKEDQLLQRENKMEKDEQKLTSRKAQLEQKHEDLDKTIEEQRQKLLDISGLTEDSAKGELLRRVEDESKAEIGKVIRAINEEAEEEAHKRAREITLQAIQRYASETVSEATVRSVEIPSEDMKGRIIGREGRNIRTIEKVTGVDIIVDDTPGVIVVSCFDKVRQAVAVESLERLIKDGRMHPARIESVVEKVQSEINERIIEYGKEAANEAGVRGLHPKIIEAMGKMHFRTSYSQNVLRHSVEVAYLSQIIADQLGLDGALARRCGFLHDIGKAMDHEMEGGHPKIGMEFAARHGEKEPVLNVIGGHHGDIPATSFYTPIIMAADAVSGARPGARRESMERYVQRLEELQNIALSYDGVEEAHAIQAGREVRVMVDAKKVGDDEAYLIASKIAKRVSDEMTFPGEIKVTVLRETRAIEIAR
- a CDS encoding pyridoxine 5'-phosphate synthase; the encoded protein is MTHARGDTLGPRLGMNIDHVATVRNARYKDAKLDGNVTGASPFAHAEPDPVRAAHEAELGGALCITAHLREDRRHVRDRDIERLIETVRVKFNLEMAATESMVALAEKTRPHMCTLVPEGREEVTTEGGLDVAGQRDRLARIVRRLQTVGVRSSAFIDANETQIRAAADAGFDACELHTGPYAIAFAHTGGELHTGPAHAELITLQNAGALVRELGMQLNAGHGLTVASVGPVARIEGMEELHIGHSIVARSIYIGMRAAVREMVDTISAAAR
- a CDS encoding aspartate carbamoyltransferase catalytic subunit, giving the protein MTTTYPHDIFTLARAFDPNRNVDTEQNLEAVGGEGSLLQLRGMTPGAIRTLLVRAREFLPSVLDPSMRPQMRNEHLSSMTVALLFFEHSTRTCNSFAIAADRIGARYVNFSAANSSTNKGETIVDTARTIRSMGADVLVMRASQVCSPHLVAARTQAPVINAGDGAHEHPTQGLLDSLALANALDIDNRFDFSGRRILIVGDILHSRVARSATHALTSLGAHVTLCGPEAMVPKSLESLAPGQCDVTHDLDAQLGRADAVMMLRVQFERHIDAKSHDQSERDAFVRDYTAGYCLTTERAARMRPDAFVMHPGPFNRGIELESSVVDGGRSIIWHQVSCGVAVRMAVLEKTLAHSLETGIK
- a CDS encoding shikimate kinase, producing MTSPSSIRSSLVLIGLRGCGKSTLAKLIVKQFPIHRSVDLDDVVKQRMGAVTIADAWRDHGEDVFRSHERDALAELLLESNLVLALGGGTPTAPGAADLLRAAQSAGRCCIIYIYGDAGLLRQRVLASGTADRPALVGQNPLDEIDQVLSARDPLYRSLACEMVMADQPIEELVSQIVDIWHAWDRAISSA